Proteins encoded by one window of Lathyrus oleraceus cultivar Zhongwan6 chromosome 1, CAAS_Psat_ZW6_1.0, whole genome shotgun sequence:
- the LOC127128044 gene encoding type IV inositol polyphosphate 5-phosphatase 3 isoform X6, whose protein sequence is MRKWLNIGSSQSDYSADPEDEDDDADYDQDDPQNYLQNEVWGRQSPFMDGTGVDAPPESNDFVPRLRKQKSSTYRSQYINTKELRVCAATWNVGGRLPPDDLDIDEWLGVDEPADIYVLGLQELVPLNPGNIFGAEDTRPVSKWENIIREALNRVQPSVTKTKCFSDPPSPSKFKPSDDGPDIEEEILFESDSDIGEEVHPLDESQNIPDGSTTSKIMNTSLLDSDITDSANSSVPIVTDYRRQYTFPKKFDWPQSPSENWDASISQKTKKLTRMLSGSERIGLSWPEPPLHLVSQRVLERPTSFKSFKSFKSLKSFKTYNAFKSIMDEMPGMGLLPEIDLEALIKRKRRSPYVRIVSKQMVGVFITVWVRRSLRKHVHNLKVSTVGVGIMGYIGNKGSVSVSMSIYQTLFCFICTHLTSGEKEGDELKRNYDVHEILRRTHFHSPSYVGLPKGILDHERIIWLGDLNYRLNLSDVETKALISKKQWSKLAEKDQLMREIENGAFVGWSEGVLNFPPTYKYEVNSDKYYGNDPKAPKRTPAWCDRVLSYGKGLKLQSYRRTELKLSDHRPVTATYIVEVELFSPRKLQRALTFTNAEIENEEAIKHLVSWK, encoded by the exons ATGCGTAAATGGCTTAATATTGGTAGCAGTCAATCTGATTATAGTGCTGATcctgaagatgaagatgatgatgcGGATTATGATCAAGATGATCCTCAAaattatttacaaaatgaag TATGGGGAAGACAATCACCGTTTATGGATGGCACAGGTGTTGATGCTCCACCTGAATCAAATG ACTTTGTTCCAAGGTTAAGGAAACAGAAGTCATCGACTTATAGATCTCAGTATATTAACACAAAGGAACTGAG GGTATGTGCTGCGACATGGAATGTTGGAGGAAGGCTTCCACCTGATGACCTAGATATTGACGAGTGGCTCGGTGTCGATGAACCAGCTGACATCTATGTCCTCGG TCTTCAAGAGCTTGTACCCTTAAATCCCGGCAATATTTTTGGTGCTGAAGATACTCGTCCTGTTTCAAAATGGGAGAATATTATTCGGGAAGCACTTAATAGAGTCCAACCTTCAGTAACGAAGACCAAATGTTTCAGTGACCCTCCATCTCCATCAAAATTTAAGCCATCAGATGATGGCCCTGATATAGAAGAAGAAATATTATTCGAAAGTGATAGTGACATCGGCGAGGAAGTCCATCCTTTGGATGAATCACAGAATATTCCTGATGGTAGTACTACAAGCAAAATCATGAATACCAGTTTACTGGATTCTGACATTACTGATAGTGCCAATTCTAGTGTCCCAATTGTCACCGATTATAGAAGACAATATACTTTTCCAAAGAAGTTCGATTGGCCGCAAAGTCCGTCAGAAAACTGGGATGCTTCAATTTCCCAAAAGACCAAAAAACTAACCAGAATGCTAAGTGGATCTGAAAGGATTGGCTTGAGTTGGCCGGAGCCTCCATTACATCTAGTATCTCAGAGAGTTTTGGAGAGACCGACTTCTTTTAAATCATTCAAATCCTTTAAGTCATTAAAATCATTCAAAACATATAATGCTTTCAAGTCAATTATGGATGAAATGCCGGGAATGGGTTTGCTTCCTGAAATTGACCTTGAAGCTTTAATAAAGCGGAAAAGAAGATCTCCATATGTAAGGATTGTTAGCAAGCAAATGGTCGGAGTTTTCATCACCGTATGGGTTCGCCGGAGTTTACGGAAACACGTTCACAATTTAAAGGTCTCAACCGTAGGTGTTGGCATTATGGGATATATTGGTAACAAA GGATCAGTATCTGTCAGCATGTCCATATATCAGACACTTTTTTGTTTTATATGCACACACCTTACATCCGGGGAAAAGGAAGGAGACGAGCTTAAACGAAATTATGATGTTCATGAAATACTGCGCAGAACACATTTTCATTCACCTTCTTATGTTGGGCTTCCAAAAGGAATCCTCGACCACGA AAGAATAATTTGGTTGGGTGATTTGAATTACCGTCTCAACTTATCAGATGTGGAAACAAAAGCTCTTATCTCGAAAAAACAGTGGTCGAAATTGGCTGAAAAAGATCAG CTCATGCGAGAAATCGAGAACGGTGCATTTGTTGGATGGTCAGAAGGGGTGTTAAATTTTCCACCGACTTATAAATACGAGGTTAATTCAGACAAGTACTACGGAAATGACCCAAAGGCTCCAAAGCGTACACCAGCATG GTGTGATCGTGTTCTCTCATACGGAAAAGGATTGAAATTACAGAGTTACAGAAGGACTGAGCTTAAATTATCAGATCACAGACCCGTGACTGCTACATATATCGTTGAAGTTGAGTTGTTCTCACCTAGGAAGCTACAGCGAGCCTTAACATTCACGAACGCAGAGATTGAAAATGAAGAAGCCATTAAACATTTAGTTAGTTGGAAATAG
- the LOC127128044 gene encoding type IV inositol polyphosphate 5-phosphatase 3 isoform X4 gives MKKRSHSHHHQQRTWAELCCLGCSSIQLFWARVVMRKWLNIGSSQSDYSADPEDEDDDADYDQDDPQNYLQNEVWGRQSPFMDGTGVDAPPESNDFVPRLRKQKSSTYRSQYINTKELRVCAATWNVGGRLPPDDLDIDEWLGVDEPADIYVLGLQELVPLNPGNIFGAEDTRPVSKWENIIREALNRVQPSVTKTKCFSDPPSPSKFKPSDDGPDIEEEILFESDSDIGEEVHPLDESQNIPDGSTTSKIMNTSLLDSDITDSANSSVPIVTDYRRQYTFPKKFDWPQSPSENWDASISQKTKKLTRMLSGSERIGLSWPEPPLHLVSQRVLERPTSFKSFKSFKSLKSFKTYNAFKSIMDEMPGMGLLPEIDLEALIKRKRRSPYVRIVSKQMVGVFITVWVRRSLRKHVHNLKVSTVGVGIMGYIGNKGSVSVSMSIYQTLFCFICTHLTSGEKEGDELKRNYDVHEILRRTHFHSPSYVGLPKGILDHERIIWLGDLNYRLNLSDVETKALISKKQWSKLAEKDQLMREIENGAFVGWSEGVLNFPPTYKYEVNSDKYYGNDPKAPKRTPAWCDRVLSYGKGLKLQSYRRTELKLSDHRPVTATYIVEVELFSPRKLQRALTFTNAEIENEEAIKHLVSWK, from the exons ATGAAGAAAAGGTCACACTCACATCATCATCAACAG AGAACATGGGCTGAATTGTGTTGTTTGGGTTGCTCCTCCATACAGCTTTTTTGGGCAAGAGTGGTTATGCGTAAATGGCTTAATATTGGTAGCAGTCAATCTGATTATAGTGCTGATcctgaagatgaagatgatgatgcGGATTATGATCAAGATGATCCTCAAaattatttacaaaatgaag TATGGGGAAGACAATCACCGTTTATGGATGGCACAGGTGTTGATGCTCCACCTGAATCAAATG ACTTTGTTCCAAGGTTAAGGAAACAGAAGTCATCGACTTATAGATCTCAGTATATTAACACAAAGGAACTGAG GGTATGTGCTGCGACATGGAATGTTGGAGGAAGGCTTCCACCTGATGACCTAGATATTGACGAGTGGCTCGGTGTCGATGAACCAGCTGACATCTATGTCCTCGG TCTTCAAGAGCTTGTACCCTTAAATCCCGGCAATATTTTTGGTGCTGAAGATACTCGTCCTGTTTCAAAATGGGAGAATATTATTCGGGAAGCACTTAATAGAGTCCAACCTTCAGTAACGAAGACCAAATGTTTCAGTGACCCTCCATCTCCATCAAAATTTAAGCCATCAGATGATGGCCCTGATATAGAAGAAGAAATATTATTCGAAAGTGATAGTGACATCGGCGAGGAAGTCCATCCTTTGGATGAATCACAGAATATTCCTGATGGTAGTACTACAAGCAAAATCATGAATACCAGTTTACTGGATTCTGACATTACTGATAGTGCCAATTCTAGTGTCCCAATTGTCACCGATTATAGAAGACAATATACTTTTCCAAAGAAGTTCGATTGGCCGCAAAGTCCGTCAGAAAACTGGGATGCTTCAATTTCCCAAAAGACCAAAAAACTAACCAGAATGCTAAGTGGATCTGAAAGGATTGGCTTGAGTTGGCCGGAGCCTCCATTACATCTAGTATCTCAGAGAGTTTTGGAGAGACCGACTTCTTTTAAATCATTCAAATCCTTTAAGTCATTAAAATCATTCAAAACATATAATGCTTTCAAGTCAATTATGGATGAAATGCCGGGAATGGGTTTGCTTCCTGAAATTGACCTTGAAGCTTTAATAAAGCGGAAAAGAAGATCTCCATATGTAAGGATTGTTAGCAAGCAAATGGTCGGAGTTTTCATCACCGTATGGGTTCGCCGGAGTTTACGGAAACACGTTCACAATTTAAAGGTCTCAACCGTAGGTGTTGGCATTATGGGATATATTGGTAACAAA GGATCAGTATCTGTCAGCATGTCCATATATCAGACACTTTTTTGTTTTATATGCACACACCTTACATCCGGGGAAAAGGAAGGAGACGAGCTTAAACGAAATTATGATGTTCATGAAATACTGCGCAGAACACATTTTCATTCACCTTCTTATGTTGGGCTTCCAAAAGGAATCCTCGACCACGA AAGAATAATTTGGTTGGGTGATTTGAATTACCGTCTCAACTTATCAGATGTGGAAACAAAAGCTCTTATCTCGAAAAAACAGTGGTCGAAATTGGCTGAAAAAGATCAG CTCATGCGAGAAATCGAGAACGGTGCATTTGTTGGATGGTCAGAAGGGGTGTTAAATTTTCCACCGACTTATAAATACGAGGTTAATTCAGACAAGTACTACGGAAATGACCCAAAGGCTCCAAAGCGTACACCAGCATG GTGTGATCGTGTTCTCTCATACGGAAAAGGATTGAAATTACAGAGTTACAGAAGGACTGAGCTTAAATTATCAGATCACAGACCCGTGACTGCTACATATATCGTTGAAGTTGAGTTGTTCTCACCTAGGAAGCTACAGCGAGCCTTAACATTCACGAACGCAGAGATTGAAAATGAAGAAGCCATTAAACATTTAGTTAGTTGGAAATAG
- the LOC127128044 gene encoding type IV inositol polyphosphate 5-phosphatase 3 isoform X5: MKKRSHSHHHQQLFWARVVMRKWLNIGSSQSDYSADPEDEDDDADYDQDDPQNYLQNEVWGRQSPFMDGTGVDAPPESNDFVPRLRKQKSSTYRSQYINTKELRVCAATWNVGGRLPPDDLDIDEWLGVDEPADIYVLGLQELVPLNPGNIFGAEDTRPVSKWENIIREALNRVQPSVTKTKCFSDPPSPSKFKPSDDGPDIEEEILFESDSDIGEEVHPLDESQNIPDGSTTSKIMNTSLLDSDITDSANSSVPIVTDYRRQYTFPKKFDWPQSPSENWDASISQKTKKLTRMLSGSERIGLSWPEPPLHLVSQRVLERPTSFKSFKSFKSLKSFKTYNAFKSIMDEMPGMGLLPEIDLEALIKRKRRSPYVRIVSKQMVGVFITVWVRRSLRKHVHNLKVSTVGVGIMGYIGNKGSVSVSMSIYQTLFCFICTHLTSGEKEGDELKRNYDVHEILRRTHFHSPSYVGLPKGILDHERIIWLGDLNYRLNLSDVETKALISKKQWSKLAEKDQLMREIENGAFVGWSEGVLNFPPTYKYEVNSDKYYGNDPKAPKRTPAWCDRVLSYGKGLKLQSYRRTELKLSDHRPVTATYIVEVELFSPRKLQRALTFTNAEIENEEAIKHLVSWK; this comes from the exons ATGAAGAAAAGGTCACACTCACATCATCATCAACAG CTTTTTTGGGCAAGAGTGGTTATGCGTAAATGGCTTAATATTGGTAGCAGTCAATCTGATTATAGTGCTGATcctgaagatgaagatgatgatgcGGATTATGATCAAGATGATCCTCAAaattatttacaaaatgaag TATGGGGAAGACAATCACCGTTTATGGATGGCACAGGTGTTGATGCTCCACCTGAATCAAATG ACTTTGTTCCAAGGTTAAGGAAACAGAAGTCATCGACTTATAGATCTCAGTATATTAACACAAAGGAACTGAG GGTATGTGCTGCGACATGGAATGTTGGAGGAAGGCTTCCACCTGATGACCTAGATATTGACGAGTGGCTCGGTGTCGATGAACCAGCTGACATCTATGTCCTCGG TCTTCAAGAGCTTGTACCCTTAAATCCCGGCAATATTTTTGGTGCTGAAGATACTCGTCCTGTTTCAAAATGGGAGAATATTATTCGGGAAGCACTTAATAGAGTCCAACCTTCAGTAACGAAGACCAAATGTTTCAGTGACCCTCCATCTCCATCAAAATTTAAGCCATCAGATGATGGCCCTGATATAGAAGAAGAAATATTATTCGAAAGTGATAGTGACATCGGCGAGGAAGTCCATCCTTTGGATGAATCACAGAATATTCCTGATGGTAGTACTACAAGCAAAATCATGAATACCAGTTTACTGGATTCTGACATTACTGATAGTGCCAATTCTAGTGTCCCAATTGTCACCGATTATAGAAGACAATATACTTTTCCAAAGAAGTTCGATTGGCCGCAAAGTCCGTCAGAAAACTGGGATGCTTCAATTTCCCAAAAGACCAAAAAACTAACCAGAATGCTAAGTGGATCTGAAAGGATTGGCTTGAGTTGGCCGGAGCCTCCATTACATCTAGTATCTCAGAGAGTTTTGGAGAGACCGACTTCTTTTAAATCATTCAAATCCTTTAAGTCATTAAAATCATTCAAAACATATAATGCTTTCAAGTCAATTATGGATGAAATGCCGGGAATGGGTTTGCTTCCTGAAATTGACCTTGAAGCTTTAATAAAGCGGAAAAGAAGATCTCCATATGTAAGGATTGTTAGCAAGCAAATGGTCGGAGTTTTCATCACCGTATGGGTTCGCCGGAGTTTACGGAAACACGTTCACAATTTAAAGGTCTCAACCGTAGGTGTTGGCATTATGGGATATATTGGTAACAAA GGATCAGTATCTGTCAGCATGTCCATATATCAGACACTTTTTTGTTTTATATGCACACACCTTACATCCGGGGAAAAGGAAGGAGACGAGCTTAAACGAAATTATGATGTTCATGAAATACTGCGCAGAACACATTTTCATTCACCTTCTTATGTTGGGCTTCCAAAAGGAATCCTCGACCACGA AAGAATAATTTGGTTGGGTGATTTGAATTACCGTCTCAACTTATCAGATGTGGAAACAAAAGCTCTTATCTCGAAAAAACAGTGGTCGAAATTGGCTGAAAAAGATCAG CTCATGCGAGAAATCGAGAACGGTGCATTTGTTGGATGGTCAGAAGGGGTGTTAAATTTTCCACCGACTTATAAATACGAGGTTAATTCAGACAAGTACTACGGAAATGACCCAAAGGCTCCAAAGCGTACACCAGCATG GTGTGATCGTGTTCTCTCATACGGAAAAGGATTGAAATTACAGAGTTACAGAAGGACTGAGCTTAAATTATCAGATCACAGACCCGTGACTGCTACATATATCGTTGAAGTTGAGTTGTTCTCACCTAGGAAGCTACAGCGAGCCTTAACATTCACGAACGCAGAGATTGAAAATGAAGAAGCCATTAAACATTTAGTTAGTTGGAAATAG
- the LOC127128044 gene encoding type IV inositol polyphosphate 5-phosphatase 3 isoform X3, whose amino-acid sequence MEEENCSNLEETHQQKDNLNKVMKKRSHSHHHQQRTWAELCCLGCSSIQLFWARVVMRKWLNIGSSQSDYSADPEDEDDDADYDQDDPQNYLQNEDFVPRLRKQKSSTYRSQYINTKELRVCAATWNVGGRLPPDDLDIDEWLGVDEPADIYVLGLQELVPLNPGNIFGAEDTRPVSKWENIIREALNRVQPSVTKTKCFSDPPSPSKFKPSDDGPDIEEEILFESDSDIGEEVHPLDESQNIPDGSTTSKIMNTSLLDSDITDSANSSVPIVTDYRRQYTFPKKFDWPQSPSENWDASISQKTKKLTRMLSGSERIGLSWPEPPLHLVSQRVLERPTSFKSFKSFKSLKSFKTYNAFKSIMDEMPGMGLLPEIDLEALIKRKRRSPYVRIVSKQMVGVFITVWVRRSLRKHVHNLKVSTVGVGIMGYIGNKGSVSVSMSIYQTLFCFICTHLTSGEKEGDELKRNYDVHEILRRTHFHSPSYVGLPKGILDHERIIWLGDLNYRLNLSDVETKALISKKQWSKLAEKDQLMREIENGAFVGWSEGVLNFPPTYKYEVNSDKYYGNDPKAPKRTPAWCDRVLSYGKGLKLQSYRRTELKLSDHRPVTATYIVEVELFSPRKLQRALTFTNAEIENEEAIKHLVSWK is encoded by the exons TTATGAAGAAAAGGTCACACTCACATCATCATCAACAG AGAACATGGGCTGAATTGTGTTGTTTGGGTTGCTCCTCCATACAGCTTTTTTGGGCAAGAGTGGTTATGCGTAAATGGCTTAATATTGGTAGCAGTCAATCTGATTATAGTGCTGATcctgaagatgaagatgatgatgcGGATTATGATCAAGATGATCCTCAAaattatttacaaaatgaag ACTTTGTTCCAAGGTTAAGGAAACAGAAGTCATCGACTTATAGATCTCAGTATATTAACACAAAGGAACTGAG GGTATGTGCTGCGACATGGAATGTTGGAGGAAGGCTTCCACCTGATGACCTAGATATTGACGAGTGGCTCGGTGTCGATGAACCAGCTGACATCTATGTCCTCGG TCTTCAAGAGCTTGTACCCTTAAATCCCGGCAATATTTTTGGTGCTGAAGATACTCGTCCTGTTTCAAAATGGGAGAATATTATTCGGGAAGCACTTAATAGAGTCCAACCTTCAGTAACGAAGACCAAATGTTTCAGTGACCCTCCATCTCCATCAAAATTTAAGCCATCAGATGATGGCCCTGATATAGAAGAAGAAATATTATTCGAAAGTGATAGTGACATCGGCGAGGAAGTCCATCCTTTGGATGAATCACAGAATATTCCTGATGGTAGTACTACAAGCAAAATCATGAATACCAGTTTACTGGATTCTGACATTACTGATAGTGCCAATTCTAGTGTCCCAATTGTCACCGATTATAGAAGACAATATACTTTTCCAAAGAAGTTCGATTGGCCGCAAAGTCCGTCAGAAAACTGGGATGCTTCAATTTCCCAAAAGACCAAAAAACTAACCAGAATGCTAAGTGGATCTGAAAGGATTGGCTTGAGTTGGCCGGAGCCTCCATTACATCTAGTATCTCAGAGAGTTTTGGAGAGACCGACTTCTTTTAAATCATTCAAATCCTTTAAGTCATTAAAATCATTCAAAACATATAATGCTTTCAAGTCAATTATGGATGAAATGCCGGGAATGGGTTTGCTTCCTGAAATTGACCTTGAAGCTTTAATAAAGCGGAAAAGAAGATCTCCATATGTAAGGATTGTTAGCAAGCAAATGGTCGGAGTTTTCATCACCGTATGGGTTCGCCGGAGTTTACGGAAACACGTTCACAATTTAAAGGTCTCAACCGTAGGTGTTGGCATTATGGGATATATTGGTAACAAA GGATCAGTATCTGTCAGCATGTCCATATATCAGACACTTTTTTGTTTTATATGCACACACCTTACATCCGGGGAAAAGGAAGGAGACGAGCTTAAACGAAATTATGATGTTCATGAAATACTGCGCAGAACACATTTTCATTCACCTTCTTATGTTGGGCTTCCAAAAGGAATCCTCGACCACGA AAGAATAATTTGGTTGGGTGATTTGAATTACCGTCTCAACTTATCAGATGTGGAAACAAAAGCTCTTATCTCGAAAAAACAGTGGTCGAAATTGGCTGAAAAAGATCAG CTCATGCGAGAAATCGAGAACGGTGCATTTGTTGGATGGTCAGAAGGGGTGTTAAATTTTCCACCGACTTATAAATACGAGGTTAATTCAGACAAGTACTACGGAAATGACCCAAAGGCTCCAAAGCGTACACCAGCATG GTGTGATCGTGTTCTCTCATACGGAAAAGGATTGAAATTACAGAGTTACAGAAGGACTGAGCTTAAATTATCAGATCACAGACCCGTGACTGCTACATATATCGTTGAAGTTGAGTTGTTCTCACCTAGGAAGCTACAGCGAGCCTTAACATTCACGAACGCAGAGATTGAAAATGAAGAAGCCATTAAACATTTAGTTAGTTGGAAATAG
- the LOC127128044 gene encoding type IV inositol polyphosphate 5-phosphatase 3 isoform X2 produces the protein MEEENCSNLEETHQQKDNLNKVMKKRSHSHHHQQLFWARVVMRKWLNIGSSQSDYSADPEDEDDDADYDQDDPQNYLQNEVWGRQSPFMDGTGVDAPPESNDFVPRLRKQKSSTYRSQYINTKELRVCAATWNVGGRLPPDDLDIDEWLGVDEPADIYVLGLQELVPLNPGNIFGAEDTRPVSKWENIIREALNRVQPSVTKTKCFSDPPSPSKFKPSDDGPDIEEEILFESDSDIGEEVHPLDESQNIPDGSTTSKIMNTSLLDSDITDSANSSVPIVTDYRRQYTFPKKFDWPQSPSENWDASISQKTKKLTRMLSGSERIGLSWPEPPLHLVSQRVLERPTSFKSFKSFKSLKSFKTYNAFKSIMDEMPGMGLLPEIDLEALIKRKRRSPYVRIVSKQMVGVFITVWVRRSLRKHVHNLKVSTVGVGIMGYIGNKGSVSVSMSIYQTLFCFICTHLTSGEKEGDELKRNYDVHEILRRTHFHSPSYVGLPKGILDHERIIWLGDLNYRLNLSDVETKALISKKQWSKLAEKDQLMREIENGAFVGWSEGVLNFPPTYKYEVNSDKYYGNDPKAPKRTPAWCDRVLSYGKGLKLQSYRRTELKLSDHRPVTATYIVEVELFSPRKLQRALTFTNAEIENEEAIKHLVSWK, from the exons TTATGAAGAAAAGGTCACACTCACATCATCATCAACAG CTTTTTTGGGCAAGAGTGGTTATGCGTAAATGGCTTAATATTGGTAGCAGTCAATCTGATTATAGTGCTGATcctgaagatgaagatgatgatgcGGATTATGATCAAGATGATCCTCAAaattatttacaaaatgaag TATGGGGAAGACAATCACCGTTTATGGATGGCACAGGTGTTGATGCTCCACCTGAATCAAATG ACTTTGTTCCAAGGTTAAGGAAACAGAAGTCATCGACTTATAGATCTCAGTATATTAACACAAAGGAACTGAG GGTATGTGCTGCGACATGGAATGTTGGAGGAAGGCTTCCACCTGATGACCTAGATATTGACGAGTGGCTCGGTGTCGATGAACCAGCTGACATCTATGTCCTCGG TCTTCAAGAGCTTGTACCCTTAAATCCCGGCAATATTTTTGGTGCTGAAGATACTCGTCCTGTTTCAAAATGGGAGAATATTATTCGGGAAGCACTTAATAGAGTCCAACCTTCAGTAACGAAGACCAAATGTTTCAGTGACCCTCCATCTCCATCAAAATTTAAGCCATCAGATGATGGCCCTGATATAGAAGAAGAAATATTATTCGAAAGTGATAGTGACATCGGCGAGGAAGTCCATCCTTTGGATGAATCACAGAATATTCCTGATGGTAGTACTACAAGCAAAATCATGAATACCAGTTTACTGGATTCTGACATTACTGATAGTGCCAATTCTAGTGTCCCAATTGTCACCGATTATAGAAGACAATATACTTTTCCAAAGAAGTTCGATTGGCCGCAAAGTCCGTCAGAAAACTGGGATGCTTCAATTTCCCAAAAGACCAAAAAACTAACCAGAATGCTAAGTGGATCTGAAAGGATTGGCTTGAGTTGGCCGGAGCCTCCATTACATCTAGTATCTCAGAGAGTTTTGGAGAGACCGACTTCTTTTAAATCATTCAAATCCTTTAAGTCATTAAAATCATTCAAAACATATAATGCTTTCAAGTCAATTATGGATGAAATGCCGGGAATGGGTTTGCTTCCTGAAATTGACCTTGAAGCTTTAATAAAGCGGAAAAGAAGATCTCCATATGTAAGGATTGTTAGCAAGCAAATGGTCGGAGTTTTCATCACCGTATGGGTTCGCCGGAGTTTACGGAAACACGTTCACAATTTAAAGGTCTCAACCGTAGGTGTTGGCATTATGGGATATATTGGTAACAAA GGATCAGTATCTGTCAGCATGTCCATATATCAGACACTTTTTTGTTTTATATGCACACACCTTACATCCGGGGAAAAGGAAGGAGACGAGCTTAAACGAAATTATGATGTTCATGAAATACTGCGCAGAACACATTTTCATTCACCTTCTTATGTTGGGCTTCCAAAAGGAATCCTCGACCACGA AAGAATAATTTGGTTGGGTGATTTGAATTACCGTCTCAACTTATCAGATGTGGAAACAAAAGCTCTTATCTCGAAAAAACAGTGGTCGAAATTGGCTGAAAAAGATCAG CTCATGCGAGAAATCGAGAACGGTGCATTTGTTGGATGGTCAGAAGGGGTGTTAAATTTTCCACCGACTTATAAATACGAGGTTAATTCAGACAAGTACTACGGAAATGACCCAAAGGCTCCAAAGCGTACACCAGCATG GTGTGATCGTGTTCTCTCATACGGAAAAGGATTGAAATTACAGAGTTACAGAAGGACTGAGCTTAAATTATCAGATCACAGACCCGTGACTGCTACATATATCGTTGAAGTTGAGTTGTTCTCACCTAGGAAGCTACAGCGAGCCTTAACATTCACGAACGCAGAGATTGAAAATGAAGAAGCCATTAAACATTTAGTTAGTTGGAAATAG